Proteins encoded by one window of Aphidius gifuensis isolate YNYX2018 linkage group LG2, ASM1490517v1, whole genome shotgun sequence:
- the LOC122848342 gene encoding uncharacterized protein LOC122848342, which produces MRFDYIVVVSVFMMLFLVEKNAGCSCSYCEDIALVIGNDKENNSSNENLIMREDFDRDGSRTICARDRDHEDQTFPSICHMMCYNRCPEFHRKNDNGIDRVFIYKTNYYKLHDGPCPKRMKKI; this is translated from the exons ATGAGATTTGATTATATAGTTGTAGTTTCtg tatTTATGATGCtgtttttagttgaaaaaaatgcaGGATGTAGTTGTAGTTATTGTGAAGATATTGCTCTTGTTATTGGTAATGACAAggaaaataattcatcaaatgaaaatttaataatgcgTGAAGATTTTGATCGAGATGGAAGTCGTACAATATGTGCTCGTGATCGTGATCATGAAGATCAAACATTTCCAAGTATTTGTCATATGATGTGTTACAATCGTTGTCCAGAATTTCAtcgaaaaaatgataatggaaTTGAtcgtgtttttatttataaaacaa attattataaacttcATGATGGACCATGTCCAAAACGtatgaagaaaatttaa